The proteins below come from a single Chitinophaga pinensis DSM 2588 genomic window:
- a CDS encoding Nramp family divalent metal transporter produces the protein MNHQHTSLGEVHQSVDTTVPSTSRWRKLLSFFGPAYLVSVGYMDPGNWATDLAGGSQYGYTLLWVLLMSNLMALLLQTLSARLGIVRGRDLAQANRETYPAGVNFILYILAEIAIAATDLAEVLGMAIGIQLLTGLPLEWGVSITVFDTFLLLVLQRYGIRKMEAFIIALVAIVGISFLVELFMAKPVLSEVVTGFKPVIPDNTALYIAIGIIGATVMPHNLYLHSALVQTRKIKRDEQGIRQALKLNFIDSAVALNLAFFVNAAILILAAAVFFKTGRTDIAEIQDAHQLLEGLLGNKWAPALFAIALIAAGQSSTVTGTLAGQIVMEGYLQLRINPWLRRLLTRLLAIVPALLVIMLAGPEKVGELLVFSQVLLSLQLGFAIIPLIHFVSDKKTMGTYAVNTPVKIISWIITAVLVYLNTRMVFTEAVKYIGGDGNILVDILIIAAGIGFLVLIGITVAYPLISRYQQKTSAGIHRTPDFALGDIQPPVYQRIALALDFSKDDEKIISNALAHGNPQTEYLLIHIVESASARYLGRESDDFETRKDKEQMDAYISLLSARNIRAKGLLGYRHRAEEIVRIVKEEKADFLILGGHGHTGIKDWIYGETTNQVRHKVRIPVLVVQ, from the coding sequence ATGAATCATCAGCACACTTCGTTAGGCGAAGTCCATCAAAGCGTAGATACTACCGTTCCCAGCACAAGCCGCTGGCGTAAACTGCTCTCTTTCTTCGGACCAGCATACCTTGTCAGTGTAGGTTATATGGACCCGGGCAACTGGGCAACTGACCTGGCAGGTGGCAGCCAATATGGTTATACCCTGCTCTGGGTACTGCTTATGAGTAACCTCATGGCCCTGCTGCTGCAAACACTCAGTGCCCGTCTGGGTATCGTAAGAGGACGTGACCTGGCACAGGCCAACCGCGAAACCTATCCTGCCGGCGTTAACTTTATACTCTACATACTGGCTGAAATCGCTATTGCTGCCACTGATCTGGCAGAGGTACTGGGTATGGCCATCGGTATACAACTGCTGACCGGCCTCCCCTTAGAATGGGGTGTCAGTATTACTGTATTCGATACCTTCCTGCTGCTGGTTTTACAGCGTTATGGCATCCGAAAGATGGAAGCCTTCATTATCGCATTGGTAGCCATCGTAGGAATCTCTTTTCTTGTAGAACTATTTATGGCCAAGCCGGTATTAAGCGAGGTCGTAACAGGCTTTAAACCGGTTATTCCTGACAATACCGCCCTGTATATCGCTATCGGTATCATAGGCGCCACCGTCATGCCGCATAACCTGTACCTGCACTCCGCACTGGTACAAACCCGTAAGATCAAAAGAGATGAACAGGGTATCAGACAAGCCTTGAAACTGAACTTCATAGACAGCGCTGTCGCGTTGAACCTGGCCTTCTTTGTGAATGCCGCTATTCTGATACTTGCCGCGGCTGTATTCTTTAAAACCGGCCGTACTGATATCGCAGAAATACAGGACGCACATCAGTTGTTAGAAGGATTATTGGGTAATAAATGGGCGCCTGCCTTATTCGCGATCGCATTGATCGCTGCTGGTCAGAGCTCTACCGTAACAGGTACCCTGGCTGGTCAGATCGTGATGGAAGGTTACCTGCAGCTGCGTATCAATCCATGGTTGCGCCGTCTGCTGACACGCTTGCTGGCCATCGTACCGGCCCTGCTCGTGATCATGCTGGCTGGTCCTGAAAAGGTAGGCGAACTACTGGTATTTAGTCAGGTATTGTTAAGTTTACAGTTAGGCTTTGCTATCATCCCGCTTATTCATTTTGTGAGTGATAAAAAGACGATGGGTACCTACGCCGTAAATACACCCGTGAAAATTATCAGCTGGATCATCACTGCCGTACTGGTATATCTCAATACCCGTATGGTCTTTACAGAGGCGGTAAAATATATTGGCGGCGATGGGAACATCCTGGTGGATATCCTGATCATTGCTGCGGGAATAGGCTTCCTTGTACTGATCGGGATCACGGTAGCTTATCCGCTGATCAGCCGTTATCAACAGAAAACATCTGCTGGTATTCATAGAACGCCTGACTTTGCCCTGGGTGATATTCAGCCGCCTGTTTACCAGCGTATCGCACTTGCGCTTGACTTCAGTAAGGATGATGAAAAGATCATTTCCAATGCACTCGCACATGGTAATCCACAGACAGAATACCTGCTGATTCATATCGTAGAAAGTGCTTCTGCCAGATACCTGGGAAGAGAATCCGACGACTTTGAAACCAGAAAGGACAAAGAGCAGATGGACGCTTACATCAGTCTTCTAAGCGCCAGAAACATACGCGCCAAGGGCCTGCTTGGTTACCGTCACCGTGCAGAAGAAATTGTGCGTATCGTAAAAGAAGAAAAGGCCGATTTCCTGATCCTGGGTGGACACGGACACACTGGTATTAAGGACTGGATCTATGGTGAGACAACCAACCAGGTGAGACATAAGGTAAGAATACCGGTGCTAGTGGTGCAGTAG
- a CDS encoding LytR/AlgR family response regulator transcription factor, whose translation MIKAVIIDDEPLAREIVKEYLQSFSQIQLMQECGDGFEGLKAIQQQQPDIIFLDVQMPKINGFEMLELVESLPAVIFTTAFEEHAIRAFEVNAIDYLLKPFSKERFDKAVSKWLDRRVADEMQQTAALLDTAGASPMQSNRVVVKINGKIKIIPVQDIHYLEAADDYVKIVTPEGTFLKNKTMQFFEKSLDPQQFARVHRSYMLNVNQVTRIEPYEKENHLAILKSGAKVPVSKTGYPRLKASLGL comes from the coding sequence ATGATAAAAGCAGTAATAATTGATGATGAACCCCTGGCGCGTGAGATTGTAAAAGAATATCTCCAGTCCTTCTCTCAGATACAACTGATGCAGGAGTGTGGAGATGGTTTTGAAGGATTGAAAGCCATACAGCAGCAACAACCCGATATCATTTTTCTCGATGTACAGATGCCCAAAATCAATGGCTTTGAAATGCTGGAACTCGTGGAATCATTGCCCGCGGTTATATTCACCACTGCTTTTGAAGAACATGCCATCCGCGCATTTGAAGTGAATGCCATCGACTATTTGTTGAAGCCTTTTTCAAAAGAACGTTTTGATAAAGCAGTCTCCAAATGGCTGGACCGTCGTGTAGCAGATGAAATGCAGCAGACTGCCGCTTTGCTGGACACAGCAGGTGCATCTCCTATGCAGAGTAACAGGGTAGTCGTAAAGATCAACGGTAAGATCAAGATCATTCCTGTACAGGATATACACTATCTCGAAGCAGCAGATGATTATGTAAAGATCGTTACACCGGAAGGTACCTTCCTTAAAAATAAGACAATGCAGTTCTTCGAGAAATCGCTGGACCCGCAACAGTTTGCCCGCGTACACCGCTCTTATATGCTCAATGTAAATCAGGTGACGCGTATCGAGCCATATGAAAAAGAAAATCATCTGGCTATATTGAAATCGGGTGCGAAAGTACCAGTTAGTAAGACAGGTTATCCCAGGCTGAAAGCATCACTGGGATTGTAA
- a CDS encoding sensor histidine kinase, which translates to MANHLLANKSFRWTLIVATYVATVVQAYLLICWFNISDSIAWTDSVIHNVTLALTGVGVCFSLSHYRPAKGKYIFLLIYCSVLTFLWVGGCFWIMGEMFASTPYYQHWLFFAIPIRFINGWLIVIFIGMKTLMWYDMAEQEQELARKEAIERLAREAELFKLRQQLQPHFLFNSLNSINALIALRPQQAREMVLKLSDFLRGTLKREDQQWILLPEEMQYLQLYLDIEKVRFGHRLSTDITAGDSAATLKLPPMLLQPVVENAIKYGLYDTTDAITIAINAWQSDDMLHIQVQNPFDPELQAPAGTGFGLASIQRRLYLLFGRQDLLETNKNGNIFTTLIKVPQLYDKSSNN; encoded by the coding sequence TTGGCAAATCATCTACTGGCAAATAAATCATTCAGATGGACCTTAATAGTGGCAACCTACGTCGCGACCGTCGTACAGGCCTATCTGCTGATATGCTGGTTCAACATCAGCGATAGCATCGCATGGACAGACAGCGTTATCCACAACGTAACGCTTGCATTGACAGGAGTGGGCGTGTGTTTCAGCTTATCGCATTACAGACCGGCAAAAGGTAAATATATCTTCCTGCTGATCTACTGCTCGGTGCTGACCTTTCTGTGGGTAGGCGGCTGTTTCTGGATAATGGGTGAAATGTTTGCTTCCACGCCCTACTATCAGCACTGGTTGTTCTTCGCAATCCCCATCAGATTTATCAATGGATGGCTGATCGTTATTTTCATCGGGATGAAAACACTGATGTGGTACGATATGGCAGAGCAGGAACAGGAACTGGCACGTAAAGAAGCAATAGAGCGCCTGGCAAGGGAAGCAGAGCTGTTCAAACTAAGACAGCAATTACAGCCACACTTCCTGTTCAACAGTCTGAACTCTATCAATGCACTGATCGCATTGCGCCCGCAGCAGGCAAGGGAAATGGTACTGAAGCTAAGCGATTTCCTGCGTGGTACCCTGAAACGTGAAGACCAGCAATGGATACTGTTACCGGAAGAAATGCAGTACCTGCAATTATATCTCGACATAGAAAAAGTCCGCTTCGGGCATCGCCTGTCCACCGATATCACTGCCGGAGACAGCGCCGCAACACTCAAGCTGCCGCCTATGTTGCTGCAACCTGTAGTGGAAAATGCCATCAAATACGGACTATACGATACAACAGATGCTATCACGATTGCGATCAATGCATGGCAGTCAGACGATATGCTACATATACAGGTGCAGAATCCTTTTGATCCCGAATTGCAGGCGCCTGCCGGCACTGGTTTCGGGCTCGCATCTATCCAACGCAGACTTTACCTGCTCTTCGGAAGACAGGACCTGCTGGAAACAAATAAAAACGGAAACATTTTTACCACCCTGATTAAAGTGCCGCAACTATATGATAAAAGCAGTAATAATTGA
- a CDS encoding DUF4288 domain-containing protein: MQWFVAKIVYRIISGNGDHTPQFDEQLRLISADTREDAWRRACQIGVQEQYAFRNQRQEMVEWRFINVPEVNNLSSLDDGIELYSRIEEPEDANAYISWLQVKAAHLKGPSLIDKRA; encoded by the coding sequence ATGCAGTGGTTTGTAGCTAAAATCGTTTACCGGATCATCAGTGGTAATGGTGATCATACCCCTCAATTTGACGAGCAGTTAAGACTGATCAGTGCCGATACAAGAGAAGACGCCTGGAGACGTGCCTGCCAGATCGGTGTACAGGAACAATACGCATTCAGGAATCAACGACAGGAAATGGTGGAATGGCGTTTCATCAACGTACCGGAAGTAAATAATCTCTCTTCCCTGGACGACGGTATAGAACTCTATTCCCGGATCGAGGAACCGGAAGATGCCAATGCTTATATTTCCTGGTTACAGGTGAAGGCCGCTCACCTGAAAGGCCCCAGCCTGATCGATAAACGCGCCTGA
- a CDS encoding LiaF transmembrane domain-containing protein: MDNQEYTKGDSWTSERQQRKAERRQRRIERKSEHREGSRINKGLIFILIGLFLFLRSLDLAMPEWVFSWQLLLIVIGCILWTASKFKNWGGLIVMLVGTVFFAKDYLMLSYDLTRFIWPAIFVIVGLAILFGKRQESSMKKDLRVMPPMTSSEDFIESNVIFSGENRSVVSKEFKGANVTAIFGGADYNLIQADFKERVEFEVTCIFGGVEIILPSNWDVRIEMDTVIMGGVTDKRPVELLSNASNSEKIFVLRGTCIFGGVEIRNYV; encoded by the coding sequence ATGGATAACCAAGAATATACGAAAGGAGATAGCTGGACAAGTGAAAGACAGCAGCGTAAGGCGGAAAGACGCCAGCGCCGCATCGAAAGGAAAAGCGAGCACAGGGAAGGCAGCAGAATCAACAAAGGCCTGATCTTTATACTCATTGGTCTGTTTCTCTTTTTAAGAAGCCTTGACCTCGCAATGCCTGAGTGGGTATTCTCCTGGCAGCTGCTGCTGATCGTGATCGGGTGTATCCTCTGGACAGCCAGTAAGTTTAAAAACTGGGGTGGTCTGATCGTAATGCTGGTAGGTACCGTCTTCTTCGCCAAAGATTACCTCATGCTGAGCTATGACCTGACCCGCTTTATATGGCCCGCCATTTTTGTGATCGTTGGTCTGGCCATCCTCTTCGGTAAACGCCAGGAATCTTCCATGAAAAAAGACCTGCGCGTCATGCCGCCAATGACGTCCTCAGAAGACTTTATCGAATCCAATGTCATATTCAGCGGAGAAAACAGGTCCGTTGTATCTAAAGAATTCAAAGGCGCTAATGTCACCGCCATCTTCGGTGGTGCGGACTATAACCTGATCCAGGCCGATTTTAAAGAGAGGGTCGAGTTTGAAGTAACCTGCATCTTCGGCGGCGTGGAAATCATCCTGCCCAGCAACTGGGATGTGCGTATCGAAATGGATACCGTCATCATGGGCGGTGTGACCGATAAACGTCCCGTAGAACTCCTTTCCAATGCCAGCAACTCCGAAAAGATCTTCGTACTCAGAGGTACCTGCATCTTTGGTGGCGTGGAGATCAGGAACTATGTCTGA